The genome window CTCTACGAAATTCTCGCCGACATCAAGGAGCGGATTGCTCCGGATTCGATCCGCGTGACCGAGCCCCTGGCGCTCATCGCCATCGTCGGGCGCAACATGAATGCGCGCGCGGGGTCGTCGGGCAAGCTCTTCACCGCCCTCGGCAACGCCGGCGTCAACATCCGCATGATCTCCCAGGGGTCGAGCGAAATCGACATCATCGTGGGCGTGGCGAATGCGGACTTCGACAAGGCCGTGCGCGCGCTCTATCAGAGCTTTGCACGCTGACGAAGCGAACGGAAGATTTTCAAGAAAGAAACGGAGACAAATCATGAAGGCACTCAAGGTAGGCATACTCGGCGCCACGGGCGCAATCGGCGAACAGATGCGCATCGTCCTCGCCGAGAGGAAGTTCCCCATTTCCGAGCTTCGCCTCTTCGGCAGCGCCCGGTCGGCGGGCACCGAAGTCGAATTCGACGGGAAGATGCTGAAGGTCGTTGAAGCGACCCCGGAAGCGTTCGAAGGGCTCGACCTTCTGCTCGGCGCCGCCGACAACGACGTTGCGAAGAAGTTCCTTCCCGATGCGGCGAAGAAGGGCATCGTCGTCGTCGACAATTCGAGCGCCTTCCGTCTTGATCCGGAAGTGCCGCTCGTGATTCCGGAAGTGAATCCCGAGGACGTGAAGTGGTCGAAGGGCCTCATTGCCAATCCCAACTGCGCGACGATCATTGCGCTTACGGCCGTGGCGGCCCTCCACCGGAAGGCGCGCCTGCGCCGCATGGTGGCCTCGACCTATCAGGCCGTTTCGGGCGCGGGCAGGGGCGGCATGGAGGATCTCGAGGAAGAGGTGAAGACGGGCCGCCCCGTGCTTCGCACCTTCCCCTATCCGATTGCCTACAACCTCATTCCGCAGATCGGCGGCTTCAACGACTTGGGCTACACCTCCGAGGAGATGAAGCTTCAGAACGAAGGCCGCAAGATGCTTCACGACGACACTTTCCTCGTCTCCTGCACCTGCGTGCGCGTGCCGATCATGCGCTCGCACTCCGAAGCCCTCACGCTCGAATTTGAGAAGGAAATTTCGCCCGAGGAAGCCCGCGAAATCCTTCAGAACGCTCCCGGCGTGAAGCTCTGGGATGATCCGGCCGAGAAGCACTATCCGATGCCGATGCTGACGAGCGACCAGGACCTCGTCTACGTGGGCCGCGTGCGCCGCGACCTTGCCGCGACGAAGGAAGCCTACAACCGTTCCCTCTCGCTCTTCTGCTGCGCCGACCAGATCCGCAAGGGTGCTGCGACGAACGCCATTCAGATCGCTGAGATCGTGTTCGGCATCAACGCCTGAAGCGGCGTCTGATTTCCGCAACAGCGCGCCTGAGAGCGCGGTGCCCGCGGTTTCTGCGGGCGGCTCGCTTTCTCTCAGGCGTTTTTGTTTTCAAGCTTTCGAAGCATTTGAGCGCACGGTCCTCTAGAATGCGCTTTTCTGATTATTTCCCCGGTCTCCCTTCTCGGGCGGCCATACTCTAGAGAATGCCCGAAATAAAGACCGTGCCTCAGGAGGAAGCCGAAAATCGTCTCCCGGAAGGCATCGAAAAGATAGAACGCTTTGCCGTAGAGGTCCCGCAGCTTACGCTCCCCTCGGGTACGGCCGGGAAGGCTCCGCTCCCCGAAGGACTTTTCCCCATGAGCGTCGGCTGCTCGCTCGCCTTTTCGAGCGAGCGGACGGACGGCACGCTTCTCTTTTACGGGCTCACCGACCGGGGTCCCACGCTCCCCGCGCCCTCCGTGCGGGACGGATCGGGCGCCCTGAGGCCGGCGCGCTACTTTCTTTCGCCCATGTTTCAGCCGCGCATCGTGCGCATTGAAGTGACGGCGGGCAAAGCACGTTCGCTCTCTCCCGTTGCGCTCACGAACGCGGAGGCGAAGCCTTTTTCGGGCCTTCCGGCGCGCGCTGACGACGGGGCGAAGCCCTTTGCCATTCTTTCGCTCGCCAACGAGGAGCTCTCGGGGAGTCTGAGACCCATTGATCCGGAGGGGCTCGCGATCGATCCGGAATCCGCCTTCTGGGTGGTTGACCGCTACGGCCCCGCGTTGAGACAGTTTTCCCGCCAGGGGGTGGAGCGCGAAGTCCTTTTTCCCGGAGCGGGGCTTCCGGCTTTTCTCGCCGCACGCCCGGGGTCGCTGAGGTCGCTCTCGCGCGCCTCGCGGACGGGCGGCTCGTGACTTTCGACAGAAACGCGCTCGGACTCACGCGCTTTCTGACGGTCATTGCCGTGGAGCCGAAGACCAAGGCGTCTCAAGCCTATCTGTGGCCGGTGGAGCCCGGCATCTGGAAGCGCGGGACGCGTCCCTTCATCGGCGACGCGGCGGCGCTCGGGGACGGGCGTCTTCTCGTGATCGAGCAGGGGACCGCGCGGGACGGCTCCCGGCGCATCCAGCTTGTGCTCGCGGACCTCGCGGGCGCCGCAGATGTTTCGGACTCCCCGCTCGAGGAGCTCCGGCGCGCAAAGCGAACGCGTCCCGGAGTAGTGAAGCGCCGCACGCTTCTCAATCTTTCCGAAGCCGGCTGGAGCGCGAAGCTCGCGAAGGGGCTCGCGGTTCTCCCCGACGGGAGGACCCTCGCCATTTTGTCCGACAACCGCTACGGCGCTGAAATCCGGGTGGAAAATCCGGATGCTCCGCTCTCCGAACCCGAAGACTACGTGCTCGAAAAGGATGGGGAGCTTACGCTTGCCGGGAGCCGCACGAACGCAAAATTCATCGTGAGCCGCCGCTCGCCTCAGGAAAGCCGCACGGATCTTTTCCTGCTGACGTTTGAGAAGCCGTTTTCAGAACTCTGAAGAGCGTGAGATAGGCTTTTTCTCCCATGCCGCTTGCCGCTCAGACAAAAAGCGGCGGGAGGCTTCAGGGGAAAGGCTTCACCTTTGCTTCGCGAGCTTATAAGATGCTCCCCGCATTGAGAGGGAGCATTTTTCTCTCCTTTTTCCCGCGAAGCGTGCCATGGAATCTGTTCTCATCAAGGTTGCCGCCTTTCTCGTCATCATTTTCGGCGGCTATGCATTGAAGCGCATCGGCTTCTTTCGGGCCGACGACTTCCGGCTGATTTCGACGGTGGTCCTCAAGATCACGCTGCCCTGCGCCGTCATTTCGAATTTCGGCCGCATTGAAGTGGAGGCGGCGCTTTATTTGCTCGTTCTTCTCGGCGTCATCCTCAACCTCGTCACGATCGGCGCGGG of Sutterella faecalis contains these proteins:
- a CDS encoding esterase-like activity of phytase family protein; amino-acid sequence: MPEIKTVPQEEAENRLPEGIEKIERFAVEVPQLTLPSGTAGKAPLPEGLFPMSVGCSLAFSSERTDGTLLFYGLTDRGPTLPAPSVRDGSGALRPARYFLSPMFQPRIVRIEVTAGKARSLSPVALTNAEAKPFSGLPARADDGAKPFAILSLANEELSGSLRPIDPEGLAIDPESAFWVVDRYGPALRQFSRQGVEREVLFPGAGLPAFLAARPGSLRSLSRASRTGGS
- a CDS encoding aspartate-semialdehyde dehydrogenase: MKALKVGILGATGAIGEQMRIVLAERKFPISELRLFGSARSAGTEVEFDGKMLKVVEATPEAFEGLDLLLGAADNDVAKKFLPDAAKKGIVVVDNSSAFRLDPEVPLVIPEVNPEDVKWSKGLIANPNCATIIALTAVAALHRKARLRRMVASTYQAVSGAGRGGMEDLEEEVKTGRPVLRTFPYPIAYNLIPQIGGFNDLGYTSEEMKLQNEGRKMLHDDTFLVSCTCVRVPIMRSHSEALTLEFEKEISPEEAREILQNAPGVKLWDDPAEKHYPMPMLTSDQDLVYVGRVRRDLAATKEAYNRSLSLFCCADQIRKGAATNAIQIAEIVFGINA
- a CDS encoding esterase-like activity of phytase family protein; this encodes MTFDRNALGLTRFLTVIAVEPKTKASQAYLWPVEPGIWKRGTRPFIGDAAALGDGRLLVIEQGTARDGSRRIQLVLADLAGAADVSDSPLEELRRAKRTRPGVVKRRTLLNLSEAGWSAKLAKGLAVLPDGRTLAILSDNRYGAEIRVENPDAPLSEPEDYVLEKDGELTLAGSRTNAKFIVSRRSPQESRTDLFLLTFEKPFSEL